From the Deinococcus carri genome, one window contains:
- a CDS encoding methylglyoxal synthase, whose protein sequence is MSLSPDRRQVALIAHDRQKLELALFALKHRDVLERFHLVATGTTGGILQDKTGLAVERVLSGPLGGDQQIGARIATEQVLAVFFFRDPLTAQPHEPDVTALLRLCDVHDIPLATNPASAAALVLWLAQRE, encoded by the coding sequence GTGAGCCTGTCCCCCGACCGCCGCCAGGTGGCCCTGATCGCCCATGATCGCCAGAAGCTCGAACTCGCCCTGTTCGCCCTGAAGCACCGGGACGTGCTGGAGCGCTTTCACCTGGTCGCCACCGGCACGACCGGCGGCATCTTGCAGGACAAGACCGGCCTCGCGGTCGAGCGGGTGCTGTCGGGGCCGCTGGGCGGCGACCAGCAGATCGGTGCCCGCATCGCCACGGAGCAGGTCCTGGCCGTCTTCTTCTTCCGCGACCCCCTCACCGCGCAGCCGCACGAGCCGGACGTGACGGCCCTGCTGCGCCTGTGCGACGTCCACGACATCCCCCTCGCCACCAACCCGGCGAGCGCGGCGGCGCTGGTGTTGTGGCTGGCGCAACGGGAGTAG